A stretch of the Erpetoichthys calabaricus chromosome 3, fErpCal1.3, whole genome shotgun sequence genome encodes the following:
- the LOC114647783 gene encoding tubulin alpha-8 chain produces the protein MRECISIHVGQAGVQIGNACWELYCLEHGIQPDGNMPSDKTIGGGDDSFNTFFSETGSGKHVPRAVFVDLEPAVIDEVRSGTYRQLFHPEQLITGKEDAANNYARGHYTVGKEIIDLVLERVRKLSDQCTGLQGFLIFHSFGGGTGSGFTSLLMERLSVDYGKKSKLEFAIYPAPQVSTAVVEPYNSILTTHTTLEHSDCAFMVDNEAIYDICRRNLDIERPTYTNLNRLIGQIVSSITASLRFDGALNVDLTEFQTNLVPYPRIHFPLVTYSPIISAEKAYHEQLSVSEITNACFEPSNQMVKCDPRHGKYMACCMLYRGDVVPKDVNAAIAAIKTKRTIQFVDWCPTGFKVGINYQPPTVVPGGDLAKVQRAVCMLSNTTAIAEAWARLDHKFDLMYAKRAFVHWYVGEGMEEGEFSEAREDLAALEKDYEEVGTDSVEGEDEGEEY, from the exons ATG CGTGAGTGCATATCGATCCACGTTGGTCAAGCTGGTGTACAGATTGGCAATGCCTGTTGGGAACTTTATTGCCTGGAGCATGGAATCCAGCCCGATGGCAATATGCCCAGTGACAAAACCATTGGTGGTGGAGACGACTCCTTTAATACTTTCTTCAGTGAAACTGGCTCAGGGAAGCATGTCCCAAGGGCAGTTTTTGTAGATCTGGAGCCTGCAGTAATTG ATGAAGTAAGGTCTGGCACATATCGTCAGCTGTTCCACCCTGAGCAGCTTATCACAGGCAAGGAAGATGCAGCTAACAACTATGCCCGTGGCCACTACACTGTGGGGAAGGAAATCATTGACCTGGTGCTGGAGCGAGTTCGCAAACTG TCTGATCAATGCACTGGTCTTCAAGGATTCTTAATCTTCCACAGCTTTGGTGGGGGCACTGGCTCTGGTTTCACTTCACTACTCATGGAGCGCCTCTCAGTTGATTATGGGAAGAAGTCCAAGCTGGAGTTTGCAATCTACCCTGCACCACAAGTGTCCACTGCTGTGGTTGAGCCATACAACTCGATCCTGACCACCCACACCACCTTAGAGCATTCTGACTGTGCTTTTATGGTCGACAATGAAGCCATTTATGACATCTGTCGCCGAAACTTGGACATTGAGCGGCCAACATACACCAACTTAAATCGTCTCATTGGGCAAATTGTGTCCTCCATCACTGCCTCTCTTCGATTTGATGGTGCCCTGAATGTGGACCTCACAGAGTTCCAGACCAACTTGGTACCATATCCCCGCATCCACTTCCCCCTGGTCACCTACTCTCCTATCATTTCAGCTGAAAAAGCTTACCATGAGCAGCTGTCGGTATCTGAAATCACCAATGCATGCTTTGAGCCTTCCAACCAGATGGTAAAGTGTGACCCACGACATGGTAAATACATGGCCTGCTGCATGCTGTATCGAGGGGATGTGGTGCCTAAGGATGTCAATGCTGCAATTGCTGCCATCAAAACCAAGCGGACAATCCAGTTTGTAGACTGGTGCCCAACTGGCTTCAAG GTTGGCATCAACTATCAGCCACCAACTGTCGTTCCAGGTGGCGACCTTGCAAAGGTCcagcgtgcagtttgcatgttaaGTAATACCACTGCCATTGCGGAGGCCTGGGCTCGTCTGGACCACAAATTTGACCTGATGTATGCCAAGAGAGCCTTCGTGCACTGGTATGTGGGTGAGGGCATGGAAGAAGGGGAGTTTTCTGAGGCAAGGGAGGACCTGGCTGCTCTGGAGAAGGACTATGAAGAGGTCGGCACAGATTCAGTGGAAGGGGAGGATGAAGGCGAGGAATATTAA